TTGATACGCCGTTTCGATCAACTGATGAGAACCCACCACCTCTGTTGCATGCAATCCACCATCTATCCATACCACAGCCTTACCAGCAGCAGCCATCGCTCTTGCCTGTATTTCACTGATACCTTCTGCACGTGCCAGTTGCTGTGAGATCTTTTTGTACTTTTCTAATTGCTGGATATTTTCAGGTGAAGAAATAACGAGCATATACTGATGCCTGCCTTCTTCAGTCAATCCAATATCCACCAGTTTTACACGCGGACTGGATGCCAGCTTCTGAAAATACCCGGCTGTCTGTGTATAATTTGCCAGCTTGTAATCATCTCCCATATTAAAACCAAAATGTTCTTTGGGAGAAGGTACGGTTTGCCCATACAAAGTAGTGGCGCAAAATAATATGATGACGGACAATAACTGTTTCATACAACTATTTTATTTCTTCCTGTAATCCAGTGCCGGAGCTCTATCGCCCAGCATGGCTTCGTACTTGAAATCTTTTCCTCTGCGCTCTTTCAGTTCTGCCTGTGCAGACGTAACTGCCGCAGGATTATTGAACAGGTCATAGGCAGTGAGTGCTATTGTTTTGGCAGCTACCATCATTCCTTTCGCACCAATGCTGGAACCAGCAGCGGCCACGTTCTGCCAGCTATGTCCACCGGAACCTGCTACAAAAGTTGCCGCGCTCATACCTGCTGTAGGTGTCACCCAGCTTACATCTGCTACGTCAGAAGAACCGATACCGCCCTCTTTTACAATCGTGAAAGGCTGTACTTTCATAGAAGCACTATCCATATCAGGAATGTTCTTCTGATCGATAAATGAAGATTGAATCTTCTTACCAAATTCCTTTTCTTCAGCAGTATATTTAAATCCACCCACCAGGTGCAGGTTCTTATCCATCATGTGAGACAGTGTTTCATTCGGCATCATGTTATACACACCACCAATGATTTCATATTTCATGGTAGTACCTGTTCCCAATGCTGCACCTTCTGCACATTTCACCAGTCTGTCCCAGGTATCTTTTACAACCTGCATATCCGGATGACGTACGTAGTAGTATACTTCCGCAAAAGCAGGCACTACATTCGGCGCATCACCACCTTTAGTGATCACATAGTGAATACGGGTATCCTGTTGTACATGCTCACGCATCATATTCACCATATAATCCATCGCCTCTACCGCATCCAGTGCAGACCTTCCCTTTTCAGGCGCACCTGCAGCGTGAGAAGCGATACCATAAAATCTAAACTTTGCATTTTTATTAGCTAACCACGGGGCTAAACCCGCAGAGTTATCATTGCCCGGATGCCAGTGCAACACAGCACTTACATCATTGAATAAACCAGCTCTTACCATATACACTTTACCTGAACCACCTTCTTCTGCCGGGCAACCATACACTCTTAAGGTACCTTTGCCACCACTAGCTTTCATCCAGTCTTTCACAGCTATTGCAGCAGCTACAGATGCAGTACCAAACAGGTTATGTCCACACCCATGCCCTGCCCCTTCAGGTACAATCGCCTTCTTTTCAGGGTTAGCTTCCTGCGATAATCCAGGCAGTGCATCAAACTCTGCAAGAATCCCAATTACGGGTTCACCACTTCCATAAGTAGCGATGAAGGCCGTTGGAATACCTGCAATACCTGCTTTCACTGTAAACCCTTCCGCTGTCAGTTTCTCCTGCAGCAATGCAGAACTCTTTACCTCCTGGTAACCTACTTCTGCAAACCCCCAGATCTTTTGCGCTATCGTTGTATACGTTGGTGCCTGCGCATCCAATGCTGCAATGATCGCCGTTTTATCTTTATTTGCTTTCTGTGCACAGACAAATGCCGGTGCACAAAAAAGCAGGGACAATATTACTTTCTTCATTATTTATACAATTGGTTGAATAGTAACTTAAAGGTGCTATGTGATTGCCCACGGAAAGTGATCTCCGGACCAAAAGCATACAATTTTCCACTACCTACAGGTGCTACGAATGCAGCCACACCATCTTTCAGGTAACTCTGTCCCCATGCCCATCCACTGTGCAACGGAGTGGCAGTTGAATACCACATCAGCTTCTTTACATCACCACTGATGTTGAACACAGGACTACGATCAAAATACACATCTGTCTTTGCATGCATACCTGCATTTTCAGCAGCCGTCGTATCTACATCTGCAATCAATAAGCTACCCGGTATGTATAGTTTACTACCAGTTAATGTCTTATTTGTTTTAGGATCGATGAGTGCATTTTTCACTGGCAGTTTTAAATGATAGGCCAGATTCGTGCTGGTACCAATCGTAACAATATTACCACCCGCTTCCAGGAATTTCTTCAACTGGGGAACAGAAGTATCAGCAGTAATACGACCTAACCATGGTTTGAATTCAGCAGACAACTCTTCTGGCTTAGGCAACTTACCAAACCAGTAACTATCTCTCTTTGGTTTGCCTGTATCAGGAATAGCGCCGGTGGCAAATAAGATGATGTCATATTTTTTACGCAGGTCTCCTTTATCAATTTCCTGTGAATAAATC
This Chitinophaga sancti DNA region includes the following protein-coding sequences:
- a CDS encoding amidohydrolase; protein product: MKKVILSLLFCAPAFVCAQKANKDKTAIIAALDAQAPTYTTIAQKIWGFAEVGYQEVKSSALLQEKLTAEGFTVKAGIAGIPTAFIATYGSGEPVIGILAEFDALPGLSQEANPEKKAIVPEGAGHGCGHNLFGTASVAAAIAVKDWMKASGGKGTLRVYGCPAEEGGSGKVYMVRAGLFNDVSAVLHWHPGNDNSAGLAPWLANKNAKFRFYGIASHAAGAPEKGRSALDAVEAMDYMVNMMREHVQQDTRIHYVITKGGDAPNVVPAFAEVYYYVRHPDMQVVKDTWDRLVKCAEGAALGTGTTMKYEIIGGVYNMMPNETLSHMMDKNLHLVGGFKYTAEEKEFGKKIQSSFIDQKNIPDMDSASMKVQPFTIVKEGGIGSSDVADVSWVTPTAGMSAATFVAGSGGHSWQNVAAAGSSIGAKGMMVAAKTIALTAYDLFNNPAAVTSAQAELKERRGKDFKYEAMLGDRAPALDYRKK